The Ferrovibrio sp. MS7 sequence GACGGCCATGCCGCGCTGCTTGGCGATGCGGCGCATCCGATGCTGCAATACATGGCGCAAGGCGCCTGCATGGCCATGGAGGATGCGGTTTCCTTGGGCCGCGCGCTGGCTGAAGCCGGCGACGACATTCCAGTCGGCCTCGAAGCCTATCGCCGCGAAAGATTGCCGCGTACCACGCGGTTGCAGCTCGCTTCGCGGGCCATGGGTGAATATGTCTATCATCCCGATGGCGCGCGGCGGCTGGCGCGCAATGCCTGGCTCGGCGCCAAGTCGCCTGCCGATTTCTACACCAGCCTCGACTGGCTCTACGGTTTCGGCGCGGTTTAAGGACGTGAGGCTGGCGCCTCACGCACTTCTTGTCACCCTCGCGAATGCGAGGGTCCCATTGCCATTTAAAATGGGATTCTCGCTTTCGCGAGAATGACGAAAAGCAAGAAGCCTAATTCGCCAAGGCCTGTTTGATCCAGGCGGCGATTTCCTCGCGGGAGGATTGCAGCACGCTGACATGGGTGCCCTTGATCGTCTGATAGACGCTCTTCGGGCTAGGCGGCAGGCGGTCGAAGATGTAGCTCTTGGCCACCGTGGTCAGCGGATCATCATCGCCGATGATCAGCAGGCTCGGGGTGCCGGCCGGCACTTTCTTCGCCATCTCGCCCATCTCGGCTTCGCCATCGGGATCGAAATAGCTCAAATACTGCGCGGCGGTGAGGCGCACGGAAAGCGCCTTGCCCTGGTTGTTGTCCTTGAAGTCGCGCTTGGTATCGCCCTGGCCGGCCGCGACCAGGGCGCGGGCTTCATCAATGCTGGCGCGCACGGCGCCATTCGGCCCTTGCTGTTGCGCGTTGTAGTAATAGTAGGGCACATGGCCCGGTGCCATCAGCACCAGGGCATCGACGCCGCCGCGTGTCGCGGCAAAGCTCAGCGCACCAGCACAGCCAATCGAATGGCCCAGTACCACGATTTTTGTCGCGCCCGCCGAGCGCAGGGCGTCGATGTTGCTCTTGATCTCGCCCATCGCCTTGGCCCAGTCGCCATCGATATAGCGGTTGGCCGACCACGGCATGTCCGGCACGCGCACGCGCATGCCATCGGCTTCCAGCTTGGTGCGGATAGATTGCAACCCGGGATTCTGCGGGCTGCCCGGATTCTTGCCATGCAGCAGCAGCACGCCGATGGTTTCGGCGGCAAAAGACGGGGCGGCAGCGAACAACAGCGCCAGACCCAGGACCAGACAGGGAGCCAGGCGACACAGCACTAAACGACACAACATCAGACGTTCCTCTTACTTTTTTTGCGACTCAGGTTTTTAGACTTAGGCTTTCTTTTGCGACAGCATCAGCGCATTGAAGCGGCGCAGCGGGCTGCTTTCCACCACCAAATCCTTGCGCGCGGCGAATTGCCAGTTCGGGTGGAACACCGGAATGAAGGCCTGTTCCTCAATGGTGAGTTCGAGTGCCTGCTGGGTCAGCGCGGTGCGCTTCGCCGGATCCATTTCCACCGCCGCCTTCTGGATTACAGCATCAATCGCCGGATTGGAATGCTTGGTACGGTTGGCGGTGCCCATGCCGCGCGCCGGATCGACAGTGTGAATCAGCGCACGCGGGCCGATCAGCGCTTCCTCAGTGCCGTATTGCGCGATGAAGGCGGAATATTTCTGCGTGCTGGCCTGGCCGAAGAATACCGTGCCCGGCACCGCCTCGATCGCCACCTGCAGGCCGAGGCGGGTCCAGGTCTGGCCGATGGCCTGGGCGATATCGCGATCCTTCGGATAGCGGTCGTTGGTGGCGTGCAGGGTGATCTTGAAGCCTTCCCCGTAGCCGGCTTCGGCCAGCAGCTTCTTGGCCTGGTCCGGATCGAAGGCATGCGGTTTCAGCTTCTGGCTGGTGCCCTCGAAGGTGGAAGGCATGAATTGCGAGGCCGGCGATACCGAGCCATCCATCAGGCGGCTGGCCATCAATTCGCGATTGATCGCCAATGAGAGCGCGCGGCGCACCCGCTTGTCCTTCAGCGGATTGCCTTTCAGCGGCGGCTGGCCGTCCTTCGGGCCGATGAACGGGCTGTCATCGCGGTCGGAATCGAGCGCGATGTAATGCACCACCGAACTCGGGCCGCTGTAGAGGGCATAGCGGGCATCCTCGCGGAAACGCGGGATGTCACCCGGCGGCACTTCGTCGATGGCATCCACCTGGCCGGAAAGCAGATTGGCGATGCGGGTCGGATCGCTCTTGATCACCTTCTCCACCACCTTGCCCCAGGCCGGCTTGCCGCCCCAGTAATTCGGGTTGGCTTCCAGCACCAGGCGGTCGCCGTTCACCCATTCCACCACCTTGTAGGGGCCGGTGCCGATGCAGAAGGCGCTGCCGGTGTTGAAATCCGCCGTGGTGGCATTGGCCAGGGCGGCGGGAATGATGAACACGCGCGAGAGATCGGCCGGCAGGGTCGGATTCGGTTCCTTGGTGTGGAAGCGGATCACGTGATCGTTCACCACCTCCATGCGGTCGATCGACTTGGTGAACTGGCTGAACAGGTTCGGGCTGTTCGGCACATTCGGCACGCGGTTATAGGTCGCC is a genomic window containing:
- a CDS encoding alpha/beta hydrolase, translating into MLCRLVLCRLAPCLVLGLALLFAAAPSFAAETIGVLLLHGKNPGSPQNPGLQSIRTKLEADGMRVRVPDMPWSANRYIDGDWAKAMGEIKSNIDALRSAGATKIVVLGHSIGCAGALSFAATRGGVDALVLMAPGHVPYYYYNAQQQGPNGAVRASIDEARALVAAGQGDTKRDFKDNNQGKALSVRLTAAQYLSYFDPDGEAEMGEMAKKVPAGTPSLLIIGDDDPLTTVAKSYIFDRLPPSPKSVYQTIKGTHVSVLQSSREEIAAWIKQALAN
- a CDS encoding ABC transporter substrate-binding protein, with amino-acid sequence MHHINRRELILGGTAIGLVGPGLAVHALAQAPSQATVVPGTLTLGTKLELNTLDPHFFNGFPQGSSHSLIFDALMTLDNSLRVQPGLATGYKLVSELVWEFTLRRDVKYHNGAAFTAADVVATYNRVPNVPNSPNLFSQFTKSIDRMEVVNDHVIRFHTKEPNPTLPADLSRVFIIPAALANATTADFNTGSAFCIGTGPYKVVEWVNGDRLVLEANPNYWGGKPAWGKVVEKVIKSDPTRIANLLSGQVDAIDEVPPGDIPRFREDARYALYSGPSSVVHYIALDSDRDDSPFIGPKDGQPPLKGNPLKDKRVRRALSLAINRELMASRLMDGSVSPASQFMPSTFEGTSQKLKPHAFDPDQAKKLLAEAGYGEGFKITLHATNDRYPKDRDIAQAIGQTWTRLGLQVAIEAVPGTVFFGQASTQKYSAFIAQYGTEEALIGPRALIHTVDPARGMGTANRTKHSNPAIDAVIQKAAVEMDPAKRTALTQQALELTIEEQAFIPVFHPNWQFAARKDLVVESSPLRRFNALMLSQKKA